From Desulfitibacter sp. BRH_c19:
AGCTTAACTTCATCATCAAGAGCTAGACCCATTAAATTATTAAAATCCATTTCAGCTTGTTTTAAAGAGTTTTTTGCAAAGGACACAGTAAGTTCTTGAGACGCCACTAGTACTTCTGCCCCTAAAACATCAGCCTGGGCATTGACCCCCACATCAAGACCAACCTGAGCAAGCCTCAGCTGTTCCTTAGCCCTAACTAGAGAATCCGTTGCATTTTCTAGTTCACTTTCTGCTTTTAATACATCATAATATGCATTTTCTGCCTGAAACTTAAGGAGGCTTTTCTTGAAATCCAGACCTTTATCGGCAAGAATTTCTAGCATCTCCATTGTCTTTGGCAAAACTCTCTCTGCTAGATAAGTATCATAGGTATATAAACCAGGTAGTCCTTGCTCCTTTAAATCCTTAATACTTTTAGCATCTCTCTTTGCCTTCCTTAAATCTGCCTTTGCCTGTTCATGTTCAATTATTGCCACAGCAATATCAGGATGATTTTCTACAGCCATTTCAATGCTCTCTTCTAATGATAAAGAAATAATCTTTGCCTCTTCCTCTACCGCTTCCCCTGTAGACTCCGTATTTTCTACATTTTCGACATTTTCTACTACTTCTTCCTCTACTTCCGTTCCGTTGTCCACGTCACCATTCGCTGCTCCTACTGGCAGTAGGAACAATGCAAAAATAATTGCCAGAACCATACTTTTTAAAAATGAGCTTTTTAAATTCATTCTCCGTACCTCCCTTTTAATGTATTAATGTACGGGGACACATCCCACTTCACATCTGAGGAGTGTCCCCAATTTGCTTCCTCTATTGATTTAGTTTTACGTCTACCTCTACGTCTGCGTCAAATTGATTGTCTTGCCAACCTATTTTTCTTCTTGCCCAGTTTCCAAGGTCATCTAACAATGTATACATGACAGGTATCAGAACCAATGTAAAGATTGAAGATACCGACAAGCCTGTCACAACAGCAATTGCCATAGGTGCCATAGCTTCTGCACCTTCACCAATACCTAAAGCAGATGGCAGTAATGCCAATACAGTAGTTAAGCTAGTCATAAGAATTGGCCTTAAGCGTATAGGTCCAGCTGATAAAATAGCCTCATTTCTTTCTATACCTCTTCTTCTAAGAACATTTATATAGTCAACAAGAACTATTGCATTGTTTACCACGATACCGGCCAGCATTATTAAACCTATAAAAGTCGGAACACTAAACTCTTTTCCTGTAATAGCCAAGCCAAGGATAACTCCAATAAGAGTAGTTGGCATTGTAAACATAATTACAAATGGATACATTAAAGACTCAAACTGTGAAGCCATTACCATATACACCAATACTATGGCAAGTGCCAAAGCAAGCAGCAGACTGCTAAATGCATTAATCATCTCTTCCATTTCTCCACCATAGTGCACAGTATATCCCCTCGGAAGCTGGATTTCTGCAGCTACCTTTTGCTCAATATCTGTCATTACACTTCCTAAATCTCTTCCTAAAATTTGGGAGTTTACTGTAAATGTCCTGACTTGATCCTCTCTAGTAATTGATGCTGGACCCCTGTCTGCTTTGATTTCAGCTATCATACTTAAAGGAACCTTCATTCCTGTAGGAGATGTAATATATGAATCCTTAAGGTTTTTTAGACCTTCCCTATAGCTTTCAGGATACATTACCTTCACATCAATTTCTGAATCTCCTGTCCTATAACGAGTTGCTACCTGACCCTCAAGTACTGCCCTTGCAGTACTAGCTACCTGAGCAACATTTAATCCGTATTGAGAAGCCTTTGCCCTATCAACATAGATTCTATACTCAGGATCACCCTCAATTGATGGAGTTTCTACTTCTCTAGTACCTGGAACACTTTCTATTACACTTTTAATCTGTTCAGAGAGTTCTTGTAAAACAGCCAGGTCACTTCCCTTAATCTTAACTGCAATAGGAGACATTGTTCCTCCGCCGCCACCCTGGGAAGAATCTATTGCCGCCACACTAATTTCCGCTCCTGGTATTGTAGCAAGATAACTGCGAATCTCATCAGCAATTATTAGTGAATCCTTTTCTCTGCTGCCCGTTCCAACAAGCATAGCACGAATACTAATACGTTCTGTAGCAGGCGACCCTGTCCCTGTCATGCCATCTCTAGGCGGTGCAACCGAGACAAAAATTGTTTTAACCTCCTGGATAGTTTCAAGGTATTCCTCCACCTCAGTAGCTATCGCATTAGTTTCTTCAAGAACTGTGCCTCTTTCCAGGTTAATACTAATTGATATTTCACCGCTATCCATAGTTGGCATAAAGGACATCCCCACCATGGGTACCATTGCGAAAGAACCAACCAGTGCTACTATCACAACAGCAATTACTGTTTTTCTATGTCCGAGTGCCCAATCAAGAACAGCTCTGTATTTATCACCTAGCAAATCCAAAAATCTTCCCATACCGTTGGCAGCCCACTTAATGGGAGTACTTTTTGTAGGTACAGCCTTGGCACCCCCATTTCCATTAGTTACTAGCAATTTTGATGCTAGCATGGGAATGAGTGTCAAAGATACCAGTAAAGCCATTGCTAGAGCAAAGGATACAGTTAAAGCAAGATCCCCAAACAATTCTGCTGCAATGCCTTCAACAAAAACAATTGGTAAGAATACTGCTAATGTTGTAAACGTTGCCGCAACTACCGCACTTGATACTTCAGCGGCACCCTGCTTAGCAGCTTCAATTTTTGAATACCCCTGCTGCCCATAACGATAAATGTTTTCAAGAATAACTATCGAACTATCTACCATCATCCCAATCCCAAGGGTAATACCACCAAGGGACATCATGTTTAACGTCAAATCATTAAAGTAAATAAGTGTAAAGGTAGATATTATGGATATAGGAATTGCAGTAGCTATGACAAGGGTACTCCTTACATTTCTAAGGAACAATAGGAGAACAACTATTGCCAAAAATCCACCAATTATCGCATTTCTTACAACTCCGTCAATTGCTTGATTGATAAACTCGGACTGGTCAAAGCTTATATTAATTTTAACATCTACAGGTAATTCTTTTTCCATCATTGCAATTTCTGCTTTTACTTTGTTGGCTACCTGTACTGTATTTGTTTTACTCTGCTTTACAATGTGAACTCCAATACTGGATTCCCCATTGACCCTAGTTATCTGACTGACTTCATTATGGGTATCTTTAATCTCGCCCAGATCTTTTAAATAAATATGTCCTCCACTAGGAAGTGAAAGAACCACATTTCCAATATCTTCAATATTCTCATATTGACCCATTGTTCTCACGAAAAATTCCTTGTTACCATCGGTTACCTGCCCAGATGAGAAGTTCACGTTTTCAGAACGTAGAGCTCCCATAACCTGATCCATGGAAAGACCATATGCATTAAGTCTAGCCGGATCAATCAGTACATGTATCTCTCTGGTTAACCCTCCTGTTGTATAAATTGAAGCAACCCCGTCAATTCTCAACAGTCGATCTTTCATTTCATTTTCTACTAAGTCTTTTAGCTGAGCTAGATCATCACCACCAGTAACGCCCAGTTCAAGAATTGGCATCATGGATGGATCCATTTGCAGTACCATTGGTTTACTAATATCACTTGGCATAAAGGTAGTTACAAAGTCAATCTGCTCCCTCATTTCTAGGGTAGCTAAATCCATATCCGTTCCCCAGTTCATGGCTATGAATATCATAGATGTCCCGGGTATTGATTCAGACATTATTTCATCAACACCACTTAATGTAGCCATTGTTTCCTCTAGAGGTCTAGTGACCAGATTTTCAATCTCCTCAGGAGCTGCCCCTTCATAATTAGTCATGACTAACGCATATGGAAGACTAAAATCTGGATATAAATCTACAGAAAGGTTTGTAAAGGAAACAAAACCTAAAATAATTACTATACAAACGGCCATTATGATAGTTACAGGGCGTTTAACACTAAAATTAGAAAGCCACATTACTTCTCACCACCCTGAACCACTACTGGATCACCATGGATTACAATATTCTGACCCTTTACAATTATCTTATCCCCTTCTTCTATTCCACTTAAAACCTCTACATATTCACCATCATTTAATCCTAATTCAATTTTTTGGGAGGTAGCCATTTCATTTTTTACCACAAATATAGCCTGCCTGCTTCCCTGATCAACTACTGAAACCATTGGTACTTTAATAACATCATTCCGGGTTCTTGTTGCAAAACCAACCTCTGCAAACATACCAGACTTTATCTCATGATTCTTGTTCTCTACGGAAATTGTTACGGGAAATGTTCTTGTAGTTTGATCAGCTGCGGGTGCAATAGTTTTAATAATACCTGTGAAAGGTTCATTATTTATGGCTGCTAACTTCACATTTACCTCTTGCCCAACCTCTACATTGTTAATATACTGCTCAACAACACCTACTGAAATTTCTACTTCATCTAAATTCATTACTACAGCTATAGGCATAGAAGGACCTGCCATTTCCCCTGATGACACATTGACTGAAGTAACTATTCCAGAAATAGGCGCTGTAATAACTGTATTTTGTAATTGAGTTTTTATCATATCTACTCCTGCTTGTGCCTGATTTATTTGGGCATTAACAGTTTCTGGATCAGAAAGCTGATATTGCAGCCTTGCTTGTTCCAACTGCTGCATTGAAATAGCTCCCTCTTCATAAAGCATTTCCATCCGATCCAAAGTAGTTTTAGCATCTTCAAGACGAGCCATAGCAGAGCTTTTCCCTGCCTCGGCAAGCGCTAGGCCAGCTTCTGCTTGCTTCAACTGAGCAAGGATTTCTGTTTTTTCAAGCTGAACCAGTACTTGACCCTTTGATACTCTGTCACCTACAGTTACAGCTACACTTTCAACTTTTCCCCCTGCCTTTGGAACGATAGATACACTTTCTTTCGCTTCCACGACAGCTGTCATTTTTGTAATCTCAGTAATCTCACCCCTTGAAGCTTCTAAAATTTCCACAGGGATTGGATTAACTGCATCTGCTTCAGTAACTTCAGCAGACTGTTTTAGTTTTCCTAGACCAATTACTACTCCAACTATTACTATAATGATGACTAAAGCTATTACTATCTTTTTCCCCCACATATGTATTACTCCTTTCAAATTTTAAATACCTTAGTTCCTTTTATGTGTTTCAAAATAATTTTAATATCAATACTTTCAGAAAAAGGCGTATACTGACCGACTGGACGGTCAGTATACACATTTCATTCTAATTACCTATACGTATAAAGTCAATAAAAAGTTTCACTCAAGGGTGCTATATTTTCAAAACCCAATTTTCAAATTAACCTAATACCATATTATTCTTAAAATATTAAAACATCCTTAACAAAATATTAAAACATTATTAATTTATCTGTTTATGGCCTTAGTCCCTTCAAGAGAAATTCTATCATCATTTCAATCTCTTCCTCATCATTCCAATCATTATCGGGCAGCATAATAAGCCTTGCGGCAGCATATCCCACGGTAGTACTGATTATCAACCTGATAATGGTTGAATCAGGTAGCTTTGCCAATTCCCCTTTTTCCTGAAAATGCTTAATAGCCTTTTGAAGTCGTGGCAAAACCCGTTCATTAAAAACTTCCTTTAACATTTCTCGTAGTTCTGGATGAAAGGATACCTCATTAACAAGAATTTTTACCGCAGCAGTATTTTTCGTTGCATATTCAAGTCTGTCTTCAATTAAAGCACGTAAAAAATCCCCAAAGTGCTGGTATTCTGCCTCCAAGACCTTCTCAAAATCCCTGATCAATATAGGTGCCCCAAGCTTTAAAATGGTTGGAGAAAGGATACTAAACAGCAAGCCTTTTTTAGTTTTATAATGCTTAAAAACTGTCCCCTCAGCAACACCAGCTTTTTGTGCAATTTCACTTGTAGATGCGGCTGCAAAACCCTTTTCAGAAAAAACTTCAACTGCAGCCTCCAAAACACGTCTTTGTTTATCAGTAACATCTTTTTCAGTCTCTAGATACTGTTGTAAAAGAACACCTAAAGCATCATCTTTTTTTTCATTCATTTATATTTCAACCTTTCATATTTTATCACTGCTAGGCAATTTTTTTCTTAAATTTCAGGGTACTCACAGTTAATAAGACCACAGTAAAGACCACCAAGGATGTAACCTGCCCCACGAGATAAGGAAAGCCAATACCCTTTAATACTATCCCCCTGATAATGTCCAGATAATACGTTAGGGGAATAAAGTTCCCGATGTAATAAATCAGACGGGGCATGGCCTCCCGTGGAAACATGAAACCCGACAGCAAGATGCTGGGCAGCAGAACGAAGAAGCCCATCTGCATGGCTTGCATCTGAGTCTTGGCCACATTGGAAATCAGAATACCCAACCCTAGTGAGGCGGTGATGAAAAAGAGGGTTAACAAATAAAGCTCTAATAGGCTACCCCTTATGGGAACACCAAAAACAGTAACACCAATAATCAGAGCCACTGTAATTTGTAAGTACCCCAGGACAATATATGGTACTATTTTACCAACCATTAACTCCAAGGGTTTAATAGGTGTTACCATCAATTGCTCCAAAGTCCCTCGTTCTCTTTCCCGCACAATCCCCATGGAAGTGACAAGAACCATGGTCATCGTCACCACAATACCCAAAATAGCTGGTACCATGTAATAAGCCGTTATTCCGTCAGGATTATACCAAGGGCGTACCCTTATATCATAAGGCGGACCTTCCATATTAATCTTTGCAGAGAGCATCTCCTGGGATTTAATCAAACCAATAGAATTTGCTATAGCAATAGCCTGGTTTGCAACCATATTATCACTTGCATCCACCAGTACCTGCACCTGTGCTGGAACACCCCTATTTATACTTGCGGCAAAGTCAGGAGGAAAAACGATCCCTACCTTTGCCTTACCGCTGTCTATCATTTTGTTCACATCATCATAGTTATGCGCTACATACGTAATATCAAAATAGCCCGAAGCACTAAAAGAATCCAATAACTCCCGGCTTTCACTAGTTAAACTCTGGTCAAATACTACTGTAGAAATATGTTTTACTTCTGTCTGAATGGCAAACCCAAACACTAAAAGCTGGACCAATGGAAGCATAAATATCATGCCTAGTGTCATCCTGTCCCGACGCATTTGTAAAAATTCCTTCTTTAACACAGCAATTATTCTATGCACTACATTCACTCTCCCTTTGACGTTTGGCCAGAGCCATGAATACGTCCTCTAAAGATGGAACTATAGGTCTAGGTTCTACCCCTGTTAAGTTGCGCAAATCTTCCATATGCTTTTGATTATTTAACAAGACATGGAGTAACGGACCGTGAATGGTACAGTCTTTAACATAAGCTAAACTTTCAAGTTCACTAATTTTCTCCATGGCCTGGGGTATGGCTAATTCTACAAGAAAACCCTCTAGTGTATTCCTTTTTAAATAGTCAGGAGTATCTATGGCCATCAGCTTTCCAGACGAAATAAAAGCAATCTTATGGCAGCGCTCCGCTTCATCCATAAAATGGGTAGTAACCATGATGGTCGTACCCTGATCAGCTAATTCCTGAATGATATTAAAAAACATCCTTCGGCTAGTGGGACTCACACCACTTGTAGGTTCATCCAAAAACACAATAGATGGACGGGCAATAATAGCACAACCTAAGGCTAATCGCTGCTTCCAGCCCCCACTAAGATTAGCCACCAGTTCCTTCTCGCGGCCTATTAAACCTGCCATAGCTATCATTTCTTGAATACGCTGCTGACGGACTTCCTTGGGAATACTATAAATGCCAGCATAAAAATTCAAGTTTTCCAAAACGGTAAGATCATTATATAGACTAAACTTTTGAGACATATATCCGATATGACTCTTTATTTTTTCAGTTTCCTGCAGGAGATCATACCCCAGAATAGTGCCTGATCCAGCACTAGGTTCCAGAATACCGCACAGCATTCTGATAGCTGTTGATTTTCCTGCTCCATTTGGCCCCAGAAAACCATATATTTCACCAGGCTTAATTTGGATGTTAAGTTTATCAACAGCTGTAAAATTACCAAAAACTCTAGTCAAATCACGAGTTTCTACAACGTATTCCATTAGACCACCTCTTTCTCAGCTAGTGAAACAAAGACATCGTCCATGGAAGGCCTAATTATCTGAATGGACCTGACAATAACCCCCTGCTGCTCAAGGGAACGCCGAATATCCTCCACCGTGGCTGTCTCCTGTAGCACGAGGTGATAACGGTCTCCAAAAAAGTAGAAATCCTGTACTCCAGTCAAATTTTGGAGGACTGCTTTTTGTTTTAAATTGGCCAGCAGTTCTACAACAGTAAATGGAAATTTTTCTTTAAGTCCCTGGGGTGAATCAACTTTAACTATCCTACCCCTGTCTATAAAGGCCACCTTAGTACAAAGTTCAGCTTCATCCATATAAGGTGTAGAAATTAAGATGGTCATGCCCTCTTTATTAAGCTGATATACAATTCTCCAGAATTCTTTGCGTGATTCAGGGTCAACGCCATAAGTAGGCTCATCCAAGATTAGAATTTTCGGGCGGGTCACTAAGGAACAGGTGAGGGCAAGCTTTTGTTTCATTCCTCCCGAAAGATTATCGGCAAAGCGGTCCTTAAAATCGATGAGATTATTAATCTCCAATATTTCATCAGCCCGCTGATTTATAGTTTTCTTGTCCAGTTTATACATTGCACCAAAAAAATTAATATTCTCCATCACAGTCAGATCTCCATAAAGACTGAAACGCTGGGGCATATAGCCAAGCTGATCTCTTTCAACAAGGCGTTCAGGTGCTGTGCCCAAAATGCAGACTTGGCCTGCATCAGGTGTAATAAGCCCACAAATCATCCGGATCAAGGTGGTCTTGCCGGCCCCATCCGGACCAACCAAGCCGCAAATCTCCTGTTCTTTTACCTGGAGGTCTACTGTGCTGATAGCTTTAATAGTGCCAAAGGACTTACTCACTCCTGCGGCTTTAATCATCTTGATTACCCCCGGCGAAAACCACATCAGCAGGCATGCCAGGCTTAAGAATACCACCCTCGCTATTAATCCCGATTTTTACCGCAAAGACCACATTTGTACGTTCCTTTTTGGTCTGAATAGTCTTGGGTGTAAATTCGCCTTTGGTAGCTATCTCCTCAACAATACCTTCAAAGTTTTTGGACAATCCGCTTACTGTCAAAAATACCTTTTGTCCCAAAAATACTTTGGGAAGGTCATCGGTAGGTATATAGACTTTAACCCAAAGATCATCCATATTACCAATTGTAGCTATAGAAGCCCCCGGTGTAACATACTCCCCTAATTCATAATTTTTTGATAAAACAATGCCATCAATGGGTGCGTAGATTTTTAGATCCTCAAGCATGGCATCAGTAGTTTTAAGGATGGCTTTGTTGCGGTCTATTTCGACTTGGGCGGCATTAATCAATTCCTGGCGACTGCCCGCTTGCAAAAGATTAAAACGAGCCTCAGCAGCCAGAACTTGATTTTTGCTAATTTCAAGAGCTGTCTGAGCTTTCTCATACTCTATCTGGGATATGGCTCCTGCTTCAAATAAGGTTTGTAGTCTTTCTACATCGTCAGCTCTACTGCTCAAGTTATCTAGAGCAATATTGACGTTAGCCTCAGCTTCTTTTATTTCCTGATTCCTAGCTCCTGACTTTAAGTCAGCCAGGGCCGCTTCTGCCTTTACTACACTTAATTGGTCTCTCTCCCGCTGGGTTACTAATTCATTGCGGCTTAATTCAGCTACTAACTGATCTTTTTGCACCTTATCTCCTGACTTTATATCTAAGACTTTGATTGATCCAGCCAGCGTAGCATTGAGGTGTATAGTAGTTGCTTCAATGGTGCCCGTTGCCTCTATTTCTTGCTTGTCACCTTTAAAAAATGTCTTCCAAACAGCCTGAATATCTTGCTGTTCACCCCTAAAATATGCCTGCCAGACCCAGAATGAGCCTGTTATAATTCCCAGCACTACAATAAGCAATATAATCTTCTTTCTCTTCTCCATTGCC
This genomic window contains:
- a CDS encoding multidrug ABC transporter, translated to MWLSNFSVKRPVTIIMAVCIVIILGFVSFTNLSVDLYPDFSLPYALVMTNYEGAAPEEIENLVTRPLEETMATLSGVDEIMSESIPGTSMIFIAMNWGTDMDLATLEMREQIDFVTTFMPSDISKPMVLQMDPSMMPILELGVTGGDDLAQLKDLVENEMKDRLLRIDGVASIYTTGGLTREIHVLIDPARLNAYGLSMDQVMGALRSENVNFSSGQVTDGNKEFFVRTMGQYENIEDIGNVVLSLPSGGHIYLKDLGEIKDTHNEVSQITRVNGESSIGVHIVKQSKTNTVQVANKVKAEIAMMEKELPVDVKINISFDQSEFINQAIDGVVRNAIIGGFLAIVVLLLFLRNVRSTLVIATAIPISIISTFTLIYFNDLTLNMMSLGGITLGIGMMVDSSIVILENIYRYGQQGYSKIEAAKQGAAEVSSAVVAATFTTLAVFLPIVFVEGIAAELFGDLALTVSFALAMALLVSLTLIPMLASKLLVTNGNGGAKAVPTKSTPIKWAANGMGRFLDLLGDKYRAVLDWALGHRKTVIAVVIVALVGSFAMVPMVGMSFMPTMDSGEISISINLERGTVLEETNAIATEVEEYLETIQEVKTIFVSVAPPRDGMTGTGSPATERISIRAMLVGTGSREKDSLIIADEIRSYLATIPGAEISVAAIDSSQGGGGGTMSPIAVKIKGSDLAVLQELSEQIKSVIESVPGTREVETPSIEGDPEYRIYVDRAKASQYGLNVAQVASTARAVLEGQVATRYRTGDSEIDVKVMYPESYREGLKNLKDSYITSPTGMKVPLSMIAEIKADRGPASITREDQVRTFTVNSQILGRDLGSVMTDIEQKVAAEIQLPRGYTVHYGGEMEEMINAFSSLLLALALAIVLVYMVMASQFESLMYPFVIMFTMPTTLIGVILGLAITGKEFSVPTFIGLIMLAGIVVNNAIVLVDYINVLRRRGIERNEAILSAGPIRLRPILMTSLTTVLALLPSALGIGEGAEAMAPMAIAVVTGLSVSSIFTLVLIPVMYTLLDDLGNWARRKIGWQDNQFDADVEVDVKLNQ
- a CDS encoding TetR family transcriptional regulator, with product MNEKKDDALGVLLQQYLETEKDVTDKQRRVLEAAVEVFSEKGFAAASTSEIAQKAGVAEGTVFKHYKTKKGLLFSILSPTILKLGAPILIRDFEKVLEAEYQHFGDFLRALIEDRLEYATKNTAAVKILVNEVSFHPELREMLKEVFNERVLPRLQKAIKHFQEKGELAKLPDSTIIRLIISTTVGYAAARLIMLPDNDWNDEEEIEMMIEFLLKGLRP
- a CDS encoding transporter: MHRIIAVLKKEFLQMRRDRMTLGMIFMLPLVQLLVFGFAIQTEVKHISTVVFDQSLTSESRELLDSFSASGYFDITYVAHNYDDVNKMIDSGKAKVGIVFPPDFAASINRGVPAQVQVLVDASDNMVANQAIAIANSIGLIKSQEMLSAKINMEGPPYDIRVRPWYNPDGITAYYMVPAILGIVVTMTMVLVTSMGIVRERERGTLEQLMVTPIKPLELMVGKIVPYIVLGYLQITVALIIGVTVFGVPIRGSLLELYLLTLFFITASLGLGILISNVAKTQMQAMQMGFFVLLPSILLSGFMFPREAMPRLIYYIGNFIPLTYYLDIIRGIVLKGIGFPYLVGQVTSLVVFTVVLLTVSTLKFKKKIA
- a CDS encoding ABC transporter; translation: MEYVVETRDLTRVFGNFTAVDKLNIQIKPGEIYGFLGPNGAGKSTAIRMLCGILEPSAGSGTILGYDLLQETEKIKSHIGYMSQKFSLYNDLTVLENLNFYAGIYSIPKEVRQQRIQEMIAMAGLIGREKELVANLSGGWKQRLALGCAIIARPSIVFLDEPTSGVSPTSRRMFFNIIQELADQGTTIMVTTHFMDEAERCHKIAFISSGKLMAIDTPDYLKRNTLEGFLVELAIPQAMEKISELESLAYVKDCTIHGPLLHVLLNNQKHMEDLRNLTGVEPRPIVPSLEDVFMALAKRQRESECSA
- a CDS encoding multidrug ABC transporter ATP-binding protein translates to MIKAAGVSKSFGTIKAISTVDLQVKEQEICGLVGPDGAGKTTLIRMICGLITPDAGQVCILGTAPERLVERDQLGYMPQRFSLYGDLTVMENINFFGAMYKLDKKTINQRADEILEINNLIDFKDRFADNLSGGMKQKLALTCSLVTRPKILILDEPTYGVDPESRKEFWRIVYQLNKEGMTILISTPYMDEAELCTKVAFIDRGRIVKVDSPQGLKEKFPFTVVELLANLKQKAVLQNLTGVQDFYFFGDRYHLVLQETATVEDIRRSLEQQGVIVRSIQIIRPSMDDVFVSLAEKEVV
- a CDS encoding secretion protein HlyD — protein: MEKRKKIILLIVVLGIITGSFWVWQAYFRGEQQDIQAVWKTFFKGDKQEIEATGTIEATTIHLNATLAGSIKVLDIKSGDKVQKDQLVAELSRNELVTQRERDQLSVVKAEAALADLKSGARNQEIKEAEANVNIALDNLSSRADDVERLQTLFEAGAISQIEYEKAQTALEISKNQVLAAEARFNLLQAGSRQELINAAQVEIDRNKAILKTTDAMLEDLKIYAPIDGIVLSKNYELGEYVTPGASIATIGNMDDLWVKVYIPTDDLPKVFLGQKVFLTVSGLSKNFEGIVEEIATKGEFTPKTIQTKKERTNVVFAVKIGINSEGGILKPGMPADVVFAGGNQDD